A single window of Oncorhynchus keta strain PuntledgeMale-10-30-2019 chromosome 34, Oket_V2, whole genome shotgun sequence DNA harbors:
- the LOC118367497 gene encoding tropomodulin-4-like: MSKSDPRDIDEDAILKGMSPEEIEALECELQEMDPENAILPAGYRQRDQTKKSPTGAFDRDALLDHLEKTALEHEDRDDLVPFTGEKKGRAFVPKEGHGKIPDHEQITLEPELEEALKNATDAEMCDIAAILGMYTLMSNKQYYDALGTTGTIANTEGINSVVKPDAFKVFPDEPPNPTNVEETLQQIQKNDSSLFDVNLNNIKDVPIPTLKEIFEAMKGNTHVEYLSIAATRSNDPVAFAVAEMLQENTTLQSLNIESNFITCEGMNAIVKAMANNNTLTEIKIDNQRQKLGDSCEMEIATMLENNSSIVKIGYHFTQQGPRARAAIAITRNNDIIRQQRVR, translated from the exons ATGTCGAAAAGCGACCCCCGGGACATCGACGAGGATGCCATCCTTAAAGGGATGAGCCCCGAGGAGATAGAGGCGCTAGAGTGTGAGCTGCAGGAGATGGACCCCGAG AATGCTATCCTGCCAGCCGGGTACCGCCAGCGTGACCAGACCAAGAAGAGCCCAACGGGGGCGTTTGACCGTGACGCCCTGCTGGATCACTTAGAGAAAACAGCTCTGGAGCACGAGGACAGAGACGACCTGGTGCCCTTTACTGGCGAGAAGAAAG gGAGAGCATTTGTTCCTAAGGAGGGCCATGGAAAGATCCCCGACCATGAGCAGATCACCCTGGAGCCTGAGCTGGAGGAGGCTTTGAAGAATGCCACAGATGCTGAGATGTGTGACATCGCAG CTATTCTGGGAATGTACACACTGATGAGCAACAAGCAGTACTACGACGCCTTGGGCACCACTGGTACCATCGCCAACACAGAGGGCATCAACA GTGTGGTAAAACCAGATGCATTCAAGGTCTTCCCAGACGAGCCCCCCAACCCCACAAACGTGGAGGAGACCCTTCAGCAGATACAGAAAAACGACAGCAGCCTGTTTGATGTCAACCTCAACAACATCAAG gaCGTTCCCATCCCAACACTGAAAGAGATCTTTGAGGCGATGAAGGGCAACACCCACGTGGAGTATCTGAGCATTGCCGCTACCCGTAGCAACGACCCCGTGGCCTTT GCTGTTGCTGAGATGCTCCAGGAGAACACCACTCTGCAGAGTCTTAACATCGAGTCCAACTTCATCACCTGCGAGGGTATGAATGCCATCGTCAAGGCCATGGCCAACAACAACACGTTGACCGAGATCAAGATCGACAACCAG AGACAGAAACTGGGGGACTCCTGTGAGATGGAGATTGCCACCATGTTGGAGAACAACTCCAGCATCGTAAAGATCGGCTACCACTTCACCCAGCAGGGGCCTCGGGCTAGAGCAGCCATCGCCATCACCAGGAACAACGACATAA TTCGTCAACAGAGAGTAAGATGA